From Pantoea sp. Ep11b, the proteins below share one genomic window:
- a CDS encoding tyrosine-type recombinase/integrase yields the protein MTVRKLPSGDWVADFYSVNRSDGKQGKRVRKKFATKGEALAFENYTLQQLEDSPWLGDGKDRRSLSDLVYLWFERHGVTLRDGLKRKTTMLWAVECMGSPLATEFNAQLFTAYRAKRLDGQFARTKRISKVSPRTMNLEQAYFLAVFNELKRLGEWSPPNPLENVRQFRTEESEMAYLTQDQIELLLEECRNSSAKDLECIVKIFLLTGARWSEAETLKRSQISEGKITFVKTKGKRNRTIPVESSFIETLPKKNGNLFTPCYYAFKNALKRAGIELPSGQMTHVLRHTFSSHFMMKGGNILVLQRILGHTDIKMTMRYAHFSPDHLEDTLKFNPLSNKAI from the coding sequence ATGACAGTAAGAAAACTTCCCTCTGGTGATTGGGTTGCTGATTTCTATTCAGTTAACCGCAGCGATGGCAAACAAGGTAAGCGTGTTCGCAAAAAGTTTGCAACTAAAGGCGAGGCGCTTGCTTTTGAAAATTATACTCTCCAGCAATTAGAAGACTCTCCTTGGTTAGGAGATGGAAAAGATCGCCGCAGCCTTTCTGATCTTGTGTATTTATGGTTTGAGCGCCATGGCGTTACATTACGTGATGGTTTGAAGCGTAAAACAACAATGCTATGGGCTGTCGAGTGCATGGGATCACCATTAGCTACTGAGTTTAATGCTCAACTTTTTACTGCTTACAGAGCAAAAAGATTAGATGGCCAATTTGCTCGAACTAAACGTATCAGCAAAGTTTCGCCCAGAACTATGAATCTTGAACAAGCCTATTTTTTAGCAGTATTTAACGAGTTAAAGCGCTTAGGTGAGTGGTCTCCACCAAACCCTTTAGAAAATGTAAGACAATTTCGAACTGAAGAAAGTGAAATGGCTTACTTAACACAAGACCAAATTGAATTGCTTTTAGAAGAATGTCGAAATAGCTCAGCTAAAGATTTAGAGTGCATTGTAAAAATTTTCCTTTTAACTGGTGCCCGTTGGAGTGAAGCGGAAACATTGAAGCGCTCGCAAATTTCCGAAGGGAAGATAACATTCGTAAAAACGAAAGGTAAAAGAAACCGAACCATTCCTGTAGAATCTTCATTTATTGAAACCCTTCCCAAAAAAAATGGAAATCTCTTCACCCCTTGCTATTATGCTTTTAAAAATGCCCTCAAACGCGCAGGAATAGAACTTCCATCAGGCCAGATGACTCATGTTTTAAGGCATACTTTTTCAAGCCACTTCATGATGAAAGGAGGTAATATATTAGTTTTACAGAGAATTCTTGGGCACACTGATATAAAAATGACAATGCGGTACGCTCATTTCTCCCCCGACCATCTTGAAGATACATTAAAATTTAATCCATTATCTAATAAGGCTATATAA
- a CDS encoding PIN domain-containing protein, with the protein MRSTFGGFYSINEDMLRSIWLDESTMFVFDTNCLLNLYRCEEQTRDDIISVMREISNRTWIPFHVGFEYQRNRRKVIEDSIKSLDKIQSELEKIYMQNILSSSGIQKHLYTSLSDEIKKLQEEIKNPIKKYIEEKIEPRIQSKKTISTHDSIRDQIDSIILDKVGVMPSQEKINAINEEGAKRYAIKQPPGFMDESNKKDVSYFSNVEFQDKYGDLYLWKEIIERAKSDNINNVIFVCDDSKKDWWFVHSGKTHGVLESLKTEICKEAGIKNFKAISQLTFLHEAKSYLKNINIQDSSLKEVEELTYIDNNKPNTDFISEGFESFDGKDESLNNLVRVTLRQNENTIGTPSSTYFHEKAAKRLINRTNRVFALAKEISSEANIISMHLIKNRDKMLALYPESHCNLFHRELSTKILNVYDQMDKIEILMKKDAAHSPTLVGDLYEEIEKLDIEVEMLQVDVKFLKGIVNEMSKD; encoded by the coding sequence ATGAGATCAACTTTTGGTGGTTTTTACAGTATTAATGAAGATATGCTTAGAAGCATCTGGTTAGATGAATCCACAATGTTTGTTTTTGACACAAACTGTTTATTAAATCTCTATCGATGTGAAGAACAAACCCGAGACGATATTATTAGTGTTATGCGTGAGATTTCAAATCGAACATGGATTCCTTTTCATGTTGGCTTTGAGTATCAAAGAAACAGAAGGAAAGTTATAGAAGACAGCATAAAAAGCCTGGACAAAATTCAATCAGAACTTGAAAAGATTTACATGCAAAACATCCTTTCATCGAGCGGAATACAAAAGCATCTTTATACATCTTTAAGCGACGAAATTAAAAAACTTCAAGAAGAAATCAAAAACCCCATAAAAAAATATATTGAAGAAAAAATTGAACCGCGCATACAAAGTAAAAAAACCATCTCCACTCATGATTCAATTCGCGACCAAATTGATAGCATCATATTAGATAAGGTCGGTGTGATGCCTAGCCAAGAAAAAATAAATGCCATTAATGAGGAGGGTGCAAAACGTTATGCAATTAAGCAACCTCCGGGCTTTATGGACGAGAGTAATAAAAAAGACGTTTCATACTTTTCGAATGTCGAATTCCAAGATAAATACGGAGATCTTTACCTATGGAAAGAAATTATCGAAAGAGCAAAGTCAGATAATATTAATAATGTGATTTTTGTTTGTGATGATAGTAAAAAAGATTGGTGGTTTGTTCATTCAGGTAAAACGCATGGAGTTTTAGAGTCATTAAAAACAGAGATATGCAAAGAGGCAGGAATAAAAAACTTCAAGGCAATAAGTCAGTTAACGTTTTTACATGAAGCCAAAAGCTATCTGAAGAATATAAACATCCAAGATTCGTCCCTAAAGGAAGTAGAGGAACTAACTTATATCGATAATAACAAACCAAATACTGATTTCATCAGTGAGGGGTTTGAAAGTTTTGATGGTAAAGATGAATCACTAAATAATTTGGTTCGAGTTACATTAAGGCAAAATGAAAATACTATTGGCACCCCATCCTCTACATATTTCCATGAGAAAGCAGCGAAGCGACTTATAAATAGAACAAATAGAGTTTTTGCTTTAGCTAAAGAAATCTCTTCTGAAGCAAATATTATTTCGATGCATTTAATAAAAAATAGAGATAAGATGCTGGCTCTTTATCCTGAGTCCCATTGCAATCTATTTCACAGAGAGCTTTCCACTAAAATACTCAACGTCTATGATCAAATGGACAAAATTGAAATTTTAATGAAAAAAGATGCAGCTCACTCACCCACTTTAGTAGGTGATTTATATGAAGAGATTGAAAAATTAGATATTGAAGTAGAGATGTTGCAAGTGGACGTTAAATTTTTAAAGGGTATTGTCAACGAAATGTCTAAAGATTAG
- a CDS encoding phage regulatory CII family protein encodes MYDYKVSVRNYLDDACRQFSLAHNVTELAKKVGMQPATLRNKLNPDQSHQLTLPELLAIIDLTEDPTILDGFLRQINCQPSVPVNNARPENMQFCALTAVASVGVIAGEAVSTEKMTVARRNQILNRASDAIRSLSLLVYSVESRFQTVPVFAN; translated from the coding sequence ATGTACGATTATAAAGTTTCAGTACGAAACTATCTTGATGATGCCTGCCGCCAGTTTTCACTGGCACATAACGTCACTGAATTGGCTAAAAAAGTAGGAATGCAACCGGCCACACTGCGTAACAAGCTGAATCCGGACCAGTCGCACCAACTGACATTACCTGAACTGCTGGCGATCATCGATCTCACCGAAGACCCAACCATTCTGGATGGTTTTCTGCGGCAGATTAATTGCCAGCCTTCAGTGCCGGTCAACAACGCCAGACCTGAAAACATGCAGTTTTGTGCATTAACTGCTGTGGCCAGTGTCGGGGTAATCGCTGGGGAAGCGGTTTCAACGGAAAAGATGACCGTTGCACGCCGTAATCAGATTCTTAACAGAGCCAGTGATGCTATTCGCAGCCTGTCTTTACTCGTCTATTCCGTTGAAAGTCGTTTTCAAACCGTGCCGGTGTTCGCCAACTGA
- a CDS encoding P-loop NTPase fold protein, with protein sequence MAQTNNPVDEYLNFYNALEKPGFAVLVRGEWGSGKTHKIKELFQENMYYVSLFGLTSQKEIYSSVFLSMFPLKAKAKGFTSWLKESLDGSEALTFGAGNILSGISDALIKEEVANDKVIVFDDLERADVDINEILGVVNKYVEHHLCKVIVIAHDEKVNEKFNETKEKVFGQILQVTPDIVNTLHFFASNCGSPAAAREILPYIQDVFIASKCQSLRILKHVLNDCLRLYDCLNAEHLKHKESIKKLFTVFSAFSISFRSGVIKKEDMNNRVLSFANSLREKKDVELSSYEKMKARFKSEAFKVEFESTIVSDEILVDTICNGYFDKRKIINHLNDSLYFSLPKEFPSWKILINFDELDDHTIAETIKKLQEEEKSFSITDDGDILHTFSMKCLMAISGEINSTPSIILQETKDYINTLLRCGRLTPEDKNLRESYSYDDHSHGYGYWVREEYKTEFNEIKEHLNESKKTALLNEYPSIAGELIYDLENNIDYFKIKISRDSNKLGIYSQIPVLTEIAPEFFVDKWLELPVSNWTKVREALEYRYDTGMLRNSLGAEVKWITAVCSALECKANQCTGFSKLRISRLKPKFELPESVANVSH encoded by the coding sequence ATGGCACAGACCAATAATCCAGTAGATGAATATTTAAATTTTTACAACGCTCTCGAAAAACCGGGATTTGCTGTTTTAGTTCGAGGTGAGTGGGGGTCAGGTAAAACACATAAAATAAAAGAATTATTTCAAGAAAATATGTACTATGTCAGCCTTTTTGGTCTTACCAGCCAAAAAGAAATTTACTCTTCTGTTTTTCTGTCAATGTTTCCTTTGAAAGCAAAAGCAAAAGGTTTTACAAGCTGGCTCAAGGAATCTTTAGATGGCTCTGAAGCATTAACCTTTGGTGCAGGTAATATTTTATCTGGGATCTCCGATGCACTAATTAAAGAAGAAGTAGCAAACGATAAAGTTATCGTTTTTGACGATCTAGAGAGGGCAGACGTAGATATAAATGAAATACTAGGCGTCGTTAATAAATATGTAGAGCACCACTTATGTAAAGTAATCGTCATTGCACACGATGAAAAAGTTAATGAAAAATTCAATGAAACTAAAGAAAAAGTTTTTGGCCAAATATTACAAGTAACACCTGACATAGTTAATACTTTGCATTTTTTCGCCTCAAACTGCGGCTCCCCAGCAGCCGCAAGAGAAATCCTTCCTTATATCCAAGATGTTTTTATTGCTTCAAAATGCCAATCTTTACGTATACTTAAGCATGTTTTGAATGATTGCCTGAGATTATATGACTGCCTTAACGCTGAACACCTAAAACATAAAGAATCCATCAAAAAATTATTTACTGTTTTCAGTGCATTCTCTATTAGCTTTCGTTCGGGAGTGATCAAAAAAGAGGATATGAATAATAGAGTACTTTCATTCGCCAATTCTCTTCGAGAGAAAAAAGATGTAGAACTGTCTAGTTATGAAAAAATGAAAGCTCGCTTTAAATCAGAGGCATTCAAAGTCGAGTTTGAAAGTACTATTGTCAGTGACGAAATTTTAGTAGATACGATATGCAATGGTTATTTTGACAAAAGAAAGATAATTAATCACTTGAACGACAGCCTTTATTTTTCATTACCAAAAGAATTTCCAAGCTGGAAAATATTAATAAACTTCGATGAGTTAGATGATCATACCATTGCAGAAACAATAAAAAAATTACAAGAAGAAGAAAAAAGTTTTTCAATAACTGATGATGGGGACATTTTGCATACATTTTCGATGAAATGCCTGATGGCTATTTCAGGGGAAATAAATAGCACCCCCTCAATCATTCTTCAAGAAACTAAAGATTACATTAACACCCTCTTAAGATGTGGAAGGCTTACACCAGAAGATAAAAACTTAAGGGAAAGTTATTCATACGATGACCATTCTCATGGTTATGGATATTGGGTAAGAGAAGAATACAAAACCGAATTCAATGAAATAAAAGAACACTTGAATGAATCAAAAAAAACCGCCCTTTTGAATGAATATCCCTCGATAGCAGGTGAGCTAATTTATGATCTAGAAAATAATATCGATTATTTTAAAATAAAAATATCACGCGACAGTAATAAACTAGGTATATATTCTCAGATACCTGTATTAACAGAAATAGCTCCAGAATTTTTTGTGGATAAATGGCTTGAACTGCCAGTATCTAACTGGACAAAAGTTAGAGAAGCATTGGAATATCGTTACGATACGGGAATGTTGCGAAACTCATTGGGGGCTGAAGTTAAATGGATTACTGCCGTATGTTCAGCATTGGAATGTAAGGCGAACCAGTGCACAGGATTTAGTAAACTCAGAATTTCAAGGCTCAAACCCAAATTCGAACTGCCAGAAAGTGTCGCAAATGTGTCGCACTAG
- a CDS encoding phage repressor protein CI, producing the protein MRKSTIDFEMASGPVLDRVITAYGFTSKMMLAEHLGMAASSLSGRYKRGGFPADIVVRCIAETGASLEWLATGNGKKFDSEELDVLKMPRQKIVDGHLYDAGIFMLDKVTFLQGKPVPTDPTCILDGITQYIIDRQFSEIYDDQWLVEIEGKVGVRTLTRIPVKKVRVSGVGMAFDCGIDEINVIGRVVLTIK; encoded by the coding sequence ATGCGCAAATCCACAATTGACTTTGAAATGGCAAGCGGTCCCGTCTTAGATCGGGTGATCACTGCGTACGGCTTTACATCAAAAATGATGCTTGCTGAGCATCTGGGCATGGCAGCCAGCAGCCTTTCAGGCAGATACAAACGCGGGGGTTTTCCTGCGGATATTGTTGTGCGATGCATTGCAGAAACAGGAGCAAGCCTTGAATGGTTAGCTACTGGAAATGGGAAGAAGTTCGATAGTGAGGAATTGGACGTTCTAAAGATGCCTAGACAAAAAATTGTCGATGGCCACCTTTATGACGCAGGGATTTTTATGCTTGATAAAGTCACGTTCTTGCAAGGCAAACCTGTTCCTACAGATCCGACATGCATTTTGGATGGCATTACCCAGTATATTATTGATCGCCAATTTTCTGAGATTTACGATGATCAGTGGTTGGTTGAGATTGAGGGTAAAGTAGGCGTGCGAACTTTAACTCGTATACCAGTAAAGAAAGTACGTGTAAGCGGTGTAGGCATGGCATTTGATTGTGGCATTGATGAGATCAATGTCATTGGTCGAGTTGTTCTCACGATTAAATAA
- the mug gene encoding G/U mismatch-specific DNA glycosylase, translating into MIEHDIRDIIAPDLDVLFCGINPGQSTAHQGFHFAHPGNRFWKVIHLAGFTRQQLKPEEEQRLTETGCGITMLVERPTVQASELAADELREGGQRLTEKVLNYQPAALAILGKEAFRRAFKLNRVEWGKQPAGMGKTQVWVLPNPSGLNRASLEEMVAAYRQLYVALHPVNH; encoded by the coding sequence ATGATCGAGCATGACATCCGCGATATCATCGCCCCGGACCTCGATGTGCTGTTCTGTGGCATCAATCCGGGCCAGTCGACCGCCCATCAGGGCTTTCACTTTGCGCATCCCGGCAATCGCTTCTGGAAAGTGATCCATCTGGCAGGATTTACCCGGCAGCAGCTGAAACCGGAAGAGGAGCAGCGTCTGACGGAAACCGGCTGCGGAATTACCATGCTGGTGGAGCGCCCCACGGTGCAGGCAAGCGAGTTGGCGGCGGATGAGCTGCGCGAAGGCGGTCAGCGTCTGACGGAAAAGGTGCTGAACTATCAGCCTGCCGCGCTGGCGATCCTGGGCAAAGAGGCTTTTCGTCGTGCCTTTAAACTGAACAGGGTCGAATGGGGCAAACAGCCAGCAGGCATGGGGAAAACGCAGGTATGGGTGTTGCCGAACCCCAGCGGACTGAATCGCGCTTCACTGGAGGAGATGGTGGCAGCGTATCGCCAGCTTTATGTGGCACTGCATCCGGTAAATCACTGA
- a CDS encoding regulator — protein sequence MRPNITIVIPEPYLPLEEYCRRTGTNKETARNLIEYGKLPIKPKGKQKKGLVEVNMAALTVMALSECDISLQA from the coding sequence ATGCGTCCTAACATTACAATCGTCATTCCAGAACCATACCTTCCTCTGGAAGAGTATTGCCGCCGTACGGGTACTAACAAAGAAACCGCTCGCAACTTAATCGAATACGGAAAGCTACCAATTAAGCCAAAGGGTAAACAAAAGAAAGGCTTAGTTGAAGTCAACATGGCTGCTTTGACTGTCATGGCCTTGAGCGAATGTGATATTTCTCTTCAAGCGTAA